A section of the Anabaena cylindrica PCC 7122 genome encodes:
- the acnB gene encoding bifunctional aconitate hydratase 2/2-methylisocitrate dehydratase — protein sequence MLAKYQQHTQERAQLDIPPLPLDAQQTSELCELLKNPPKGEEELLLNLLRDRIPPGVDQAAYVKAGFLTAIAKEEITSPLVSPIDAVELLGTMIGGYNVQSLIDLLQVSTTSVSTSSETPLVMKGEGREQIAAYAASSLSRILLVYDAFHDVLELSKTNPYAKRVINSWAEAEWFLSRPTLPEAITVTVFKVPGETNTDDLSPATHATTRPDIPLHALAMLETRQPGSLETIAELKKKGFPVAYVGDVVGTGSSRKSAINSVLWHLGNDIPFVPNKRAGGYILGSAIAPIFFNTAEDAGALPIQCDVTKMETGDIITIYPYKGEVTNAAGEVISTFSLKPDTILDEVRAGGRIPLLIGRTLTDKTRQALGLEPSNLFIRPQAPADTGKGYTLAQKMVGKACGLPGVRPGTSCEPIMTTVGSQDTTGPMTRDELKELACLGFSADLVMQSFCHTAAYPKPVDIKTHQELPDFFAQRAGVALRPGDGIIHSWLNRMLLPDTVGTGGDSHTRFPLGISFPAGSGLVAFAGALGVMPLDMPESVLVRFKGELQPGITLRDVVNAIPYVAMQKGLLTVEKQNKKNIFSGKILEIEGLPDLKVEQAFELTDASAERSCAGCTIKLSEETVAEYLRSNIALLTNMVARGYHDERTIMRRVAKMEEWLANPVLLSADTDAEYAEIIEIDLSEIKEPIVAAPNDPDNVKLLSEVANDPVQEVFVGSCMTNIGHYRATAKVLEGAGEVKARLWIAPPTRMDEHQLKAEGVYNVFVAANARTEIPGCSLCMGNQARVDDNTTVFSTSTRNFNNRMGKGAQVYLGSAELAAVCALLGRLPNVQEYLDIVAERIHPFADDLYRYLNFDQIAGFEDEGRVISKEEQAALV from the coding sequence ATGTTAGCAAAATATCAACAACACACCCAAGAACGCGCCCAACTGGATATTCCCCCTTTACCGTTAGACGCACAACAAACATCAGAGTTGTGTGAATTACTGAAAAATCCACCAAAGGGCGAAGAAGAGTTATTATTAAATTTATTGCGCGATCGCATTCCCCCCGGTGTAGACCAAGCAGCCTATGTAAAAGCTGGGTTTCTCACTGCTATTGCGAAAGAGGAAATAACCAGTCCCTTGGTTTCACCAATAGACGCAGTGGAATTGCTGGGAACAATGATAGGCGGTTACAATGTACAGTCCTTAATTGATTTACTCCAAGTTTCCACCACATCTGTATCAACATCTTCAGAAACACCCTTGGTCATGAAAGGGGAAGGAAGAGAACAAATAGCCGCCTACGCAGCTTCTTCACTCAGCAGAATTTTGTTGGTGTATGATGCTTTCCATGATGTTTTGGAATTATCGAAAACCAACCCCTACGCTAAAAGAGTGATCAACTCTTGGGCAGAAGCAGAGTGGTTTCTCTCCCGTCCCACATTACCAGAAGCTATCACCGTTACCGTGTTTAAAGTTCCTGGGGAAACCAATACCGACGATTTATCACCCGCAACCCACGCCACAACTCGCCCGGATATCCCTTTGCACGCTTTGGCGATGTTAGAAACTCGTCAACCAGGAAGTTTAGAAACCATTGCAGAGTTGAAGAAAAAAGGATTTCCCGTTGCTTACGTTGGTGATGTTGTCGGTACAGGTTCTTCCCGTAAGTCTGCAATTAACTCTGTATTATGGCATTTGGGAAATGATATACCCTTTGTTCCCAACAAACGGGCTGGGGGTTATATATTAGGAAGTGCGATCGCTCCCATCTTTTTTAACACAGCCGAAGATGCCGGTGCATTACCCATACAATGCGATGTCACCAAAATGGAAACCGGTGACATAATCACCATTTATCCCTACAAAGGCGAAGTTACCAACGCCGCAGGAGAAGTAATTTCCACCTTCAGCCTCAAACCTGACACAATTTTGGACGAAGTTCGCGCCGGTGGACGTATTCCCTTACTAATTGGACGTACCCTCACCGACAAAACCCGTCAAGCATTAGGCTTAGAACCAAGTAACTTATTTATTCGTCCCCAAGCCCCAGCCGACACCGGAAAAGGCTACACATTGGCGCAGAAAATGGTCGGAAAAGCCTGCGGTTTACCAGGAGTACGTCCAGGGACATCTTGCGAACCAATCATGACTACAGTCGGTTCTCAGGACACCACAGGGCCAATGACAAGGGATGAATTAAAAGAACTCGCTTGTTTAGGTTTCAGTGCAGACTTAGTAATGCAAAGCTTCTGTCACACAGCCGCATATCCCAAACCAGTAGATATCAAAACCCATCAAGAACTACCCGACTTTTTCGCCCAACGTGCCGGTGTCGCCTTGCGTCCTGGTGATGGTATCATTCACTCCTGGTTAAACCGGATGTTATTACCGGATACAGTGGGAACAGGTGGAGACTCACATACTCGCTTCCCCTTGGGTATATCCTTCCCTGCTGGTTCTGGTTTAGTTGCGTTTGCTGGTGCATTGGGTGTCATGCCTTTAGATATGCCCGAATCAGTTTTAGTCAGATTTAAAGGAGAATTGCAGCCAGGAATAACACTGAGGGATGTTGTGAATGCAATTCCTTATGTTGCTATGCAAAAAGGATTATTAACTGTAGAGAAGCAGAACAAAAAAAACATCTTCTCTGGCAAGATTTTGGAAATTGAAGGTTTACCAGATTTGAAAGTAGAACAAGCTTTTGAATTAACCGATGCTTCCGCAGAACGTTCTTGTGCAGGTTGTACAATTAAATTGAGTGAAGAGACAGTCGCCGAATATCTGCGTTCCAATATTGCTTTGTTAACAAACATGGTAGCACGGGGTTATCATGATGAGCGAACCATTATGCGCCGAGTGGCAAAAATGGAAGAATGGTTAGCAAATCCTGTATTATTATCTGCCGACACAGATGCCGAATATGCAGAAATAATTGAAATTGATTTAAGTGAAATCAAAGAACCCATTGTTGCTGCTCCCAATGACCCAGATAATGTTAAGTTATTATCAGAAGTTGCTAATGATCCAGTACAAGAAGTATTTGTTGGTTCTTGTATGACAAATATCGGACATTATCGGGCAACTGCAAAGGTTTTAGAAGGTGCAGGTGAGGTGAAAGCTCGTTTGTGGATAGCGCCTCCAACTCGTATGGACGAACACCAATTAAAAGCAGAAGGTGTTTATAATGTTTTCGTAGCTGCAAATGCAAGAACTGAGATACCTGGATGCAGTTTATGTATGGGAAATCAGGCGCGAGTTGATGATAATACAACGGTGTTTTCTACCTCGACTCGTAACTTCAATAATCGCATGGGAAAAGGCGCACAAGTGTATTTAGGTTCGGCAGAATTAGCAGCAGTTTGTGCGTTATTGGGAAGACTTCCTAATGTGCAGGAATATTTGGATATTGTCGCCGAAAGAATACATCCTTTCGCTGATGATTTGTATCGCTATTTGAACTTTGATCAAATTGCCGGTTTTGAAGATGAGGGTAGGGTGATTAGTAAGGAGGAACAGGCAGCTTTAGTATAA
- a CDS encoding NYN domain-containing protein has product MIDKVGIFLDIENLAGWLKLDGGETLLDRASELGSVVVRRAYGDFSLPSVSKRQSELNLLGFEFVHVYHPVKGKNSADIQIVVDVMEYLTRVPDLQWFVLATGDADFSPLFRRLKELGKSVVGIGPKSKLSEVVKKSCNRFIYTDTNVTNIVTNIDITTFPINNKELQESSLELLEKILNRNTDQIPVSVLKTAILELDPSFDERNFGYSKFLSFLKSVPDIVSLRLDKQKTTWFAKSAEDNNDEIKISSEDQNNQNQNIQLQPTPDLYKRLLKKIGLRLCKKKLLCEAFVKLNQKFKDKFSTSEQLEFLFDTFDNLYSRGEIRAASFLLYKCGYIIKSEDVNDTANLSLITTFSQEYVLIKIDKIILSHIYYQCQNKNIKFIPDLCISLMISNFFKNKNKIQEIISQCKLEHE; this is encoded by the coding sequence ATGATAGATAAAGTTGGCATTTTTTTAGATATTGAAAACTTAGCTGGTTGGCTAAAATTAGATGGAGGAGAAACGCTACTTGATAGAGCTAGTGAATTAGGTAGTGTTGTAGTACGTCGTGCTTATGGGGATTTTAGTTTACCATCTGTTAGCAAAAGACAATCTGAATTAAATTTATTAGGATTTGAGTTTGTTCATGTTTATCATCCAGTTAAAGGGAAAAATTCTGCTGATATTCAAATTGTAGTTGATGTGATGGAATATTTAACAAGAGTTCCTGATCTTCAATGGTTTGTATTAGCTACAGGTGATGCTGATTTTTCTCCATTATTTAGAAGATTAAAAGAGTTAGGAAAATCTGTTGTTGGAATTGGTCCCAAATCTAAATTAAGTGAAGTTGTCAAAAAATCTTGTAACCGCTTTATTTATACAGATACAAATGTTACAAACATTGTCACAAATATTGACATAACTACATTTCCTATAAACAATAAAGAACTGCAAGAATCTTCTTTAGAACTATTAGAAAAGATTTTAAATAGAAATACCGATCAAATTCCTGTATCTGTCCTTAAAACAGCAATTTTAGAACTTGATCCTTCATTTGATGAAAGAAATTTTGGTTATTCAAAATTTTTATCATTCTTAAAAAGTGTTCCTGATATTGTTAGTTTAAGATTAGATAAACAAAAAACAACTTGGTTTGCTAAATCAGCAGAAGATAATAATGATGAAATAAAAATTTCATCTGAAGATCAAAATAATCAAAACCAAAATATACAACTACAACCTACACCGGATTTATATAAACGATTATTAAAGAAAATTGGATTACGATTATGCAAGAAAAAATTACTATGTGAAGCTTTTGTCAAACTTAATCAAAAGTTTAAAGATAAATTCAGCACATCAGAACAACTGGAATTTTTATTTGATACATTTGATAATCTTTATAGTCGTGGAGAAATTAGAGCAGCTTCTTTTCTCCTTTATAAATGTGGTTATATTATTAAAAGTGAAGATGTAAATGATACAGCTAATTTATCGCTAATAACAACCTTTTCTCAAGAGTATGTACTTATAAAAATTGACAAAATTATTTTATCACATATTTATTATCAATGCCAAAATAAAAATATCAAATTTATACCTGATTTATGTATATCTTTAATGATAAGTAATTTTTTTAAAAATAAGAACAAAATTCAAGAAATTATATCTCAGTGTAAACTAGAGCATGAGTAA
- a CDS encoding BrnT family toxin, translating into MEFEWDTKKAESNLSKHGVSFTEAQTVFDDPLYVDFYDPDHSETEHRYIIIGESSNNRILLVSYTEREDIIRIISARQVTKQELKAYQEG; encoded by the coding sequence ATGGAATTTGAATGGGATACAAAAAAAGCAGAATCTAACTTATCCAAACATGGAGTTTCATTTACAGAAGCTCAAACAGTTTTTGATGATCCACTCTATGTTGATTTTTATGATCCTGATCATTCAGAAACAGAACATCGTTATATCATTATAGGAGAATCATCAAACAATCGTATCTTGTTAGTTTCCTACACCGAAAGAGAAGATATAATTAGAATTATTAGTGCTAGACAAGTCACAAAACAAGAACTCAAAGCTTATCAAGAAGGTTAA
- a CDS encoding class I SAM-dependent methyltransferase yields the protein MNTKIKPDWAGQGLLSQFVNLLINTKPIYSLMKQQARQVMIKTAEKNGVAWRKNYEKLEASGIKEKLTEVVNPNVVYPEYYKVPFHAYSEGNLCWKAAFEAPSATYAMGLRVWPKEKITWQTANHRLRSSFHEVLGTYVTQDVQDILDIGCSVGISTLEIHRYYQQKQNHPVNTIGLDLSPYMLSVAKQLDVDNEISQWLHTQAENTGLANESFDLVTLQFVTHELPSFASQAIFQEALRLLRPGGCFAIVDNNPKSPVIQNLPPVLFTLMKSTEPWSDEYYMFDIEGTLQTIGFEVLTTVSTDPRHRAIVAKKTIL from the coding sequence ATGAATACAAAAATCAAACCAGACTGGGCTGGACAAGGTTTACTTTCTCAGTTTGTCAACCTGCTGATTAATACTAAACCTATCTACAGCTTAATGAAACAACAAGCTAGGCAAGTAATGATTAAAACTGCCGAAAAAAACGGTGTTGCTTGGCGTAAAAATTACGAGAAACTAGAAGCATCAGGAATCAAAGAAAAGCTGACAGAAGTTGTTAATCCCAATGTAGTTTATCCTGAGTACTACAAAGTTCCTTTTCATGCTTATAGTGAAGGTAATCTTTGCTGGAAAGCGGCTTTTGAAGCTCCCAGTGCTACCTATGCTATGGGATTACGGGTATGGCCAAAAGAGAAAATTACTTGGCAAACTGCAAACCACAGATTAAGGTCAAGTTTTCACGAAGTTTTAGGCACTTATGTCACTCAAGATGTGCAGGATATTTTAGATATTGGCTGTTCAGTTGGTATTTCTACTTTAGAAATACACCGCTATTATCAACAAAAACAAAACCATCCAGTTAACACAATAGGTTTAGATTTATCTCCCTATATGTTGAGTGTAGCTAAACAGTTAGATGTTGATAACGAAATATCCCAATGGTTGCACACTCAAGCAGAAAATACAGGATTAGCAAATGAGTCTTTTGACTTAGTAACTCTCCAATTTGTTACTCATGAACTTCCTAGTTTTGCTAGTCAGGCTATTTTTCAGGAAGCTTTGCGGTTGTTACGTCCTGGTGGTTGCTTTGCCATAGTAGATAATAATCCAAAATCACCTGTAATTCAAAACTTACCTCCTGTACTATTTACACTGATGAAAAGTACAGAACCTTGGTCTGATGAATACTATATGTTTGACATAGAAGGGACTTTACAAACTATAGGTTTTGAGGTACTAACGACGGTTTCTACTGACCCACGACACCGTGCTATTGTTGCTAAAAAAACAATTTTGTAA
- a CDS encoding potassium channel family protein, producing the protein MKPRIIVCGLGRTGYKIFRLLRQQGASVVGIHRKPIPGEATGDVIIGELYTASTLKAAGIEQAHTLVIASSDDALNLSIMMQARILNPQIRIINRFYNPNLSERLDQTLVDHLSMSVVGLAAPVFTFAALGNQAIGQIKLFDQTWPIQEEYIDEDHPWRGYKLSDLWEDKSRMLIYYLPLLGKINLVSAVLSEQKLKVGDRLIIGSQPRVNLPRKSWGRKLLKIFTSVRQFQKHAQSVIVMAIALIVIILLATFTYVSAKLNISFVDALYFAVGMITGAGGNDKVVEQAPNSIKLFTVFMMLAGAAVFGIWYAMLTDFVLGTRLKQFWDAARIPQRNHYIVCGLSGIGIRIIQQLHAGGYEVVVIETDPNNRFVNAARGMSIPVILADASFRTTLQTSNIDTAAAVLAVTNNDATNLEIALKAKGLTPKIPVIVHYADPDFAGMTKQVFDFEAVLSPAELAAPAFAAAALGGKIIGNGIIGDSLWVAFATLITPLHPFCGQWVKDVARSADFVPLYVETNHQTLHGWDLLDTNLSAGDILYMTIPANRLYQLWREEQQPIIG; encoded by the coding sequence ATGAAACCTCGAATCATTGTTTGTGGCTTAGGACGTACTGGATATAAAATCTTTCGTTTGCTGAGACAACAGGGTGCTTCCGTTGTTGGTATTCATCGCAAACCCATACCTGGCGAAGCTACGGGAGATGTAATTATTGGTGAATTATACACAGCTTCTACCCTGAAAGCAGCAGGAATTGAGCAAGCACATACTTTAGTAATTGCTAGCTCTGATGATGCATTAAATTTGTCAATTATGATGCAGGCGCGGATACTGAATCCCCAAATTCGGATTATTAATCGCTTCTATAATCCGAACTTGAGCGAACGCCTAGATCAAACTCTTGTAGATCATTTAAGTATGAGTGTTGTCGGTTTAGCAGCACCAGTATTTACCTTTGCCGCCCTGGGAAATCAAGCAATTGGGCAAATCAAGTTATTTGATCAAACTTGGCCAATTCAGGAAGAATATATTGATGAAGATCATCCTTGGAGAGGTTATAAACTAAGTGATTTGTGGGAAGATAAGTCCCGGATGCTAATTTATTATTTACCCTTGCTAGGGAAGATAAATTTAGTATCTGCCGTATTATCAGAACAAAAATTGAAAGTAGGTGATCGCTTAATTATTGGTTCTCAACCTCGTGTCAATCTCCCTCGTAAATCATGGGGAAGAAAACTGCTGAAAATTTTCACAAGTGTTCGGCAGTTTCAGAAACACGCCCAATCAGTAATCGTCATGGCGATAGCGCTAATAGTCATTATTTTACTCGCCACATTTACCTATGTTTCGGCTAAATTAAATATCTCATTTGTTGATGCTTTATATTTTGCTGTAGGCATGATTACAGGTGCTGGTGGTAATGACAAAGTTGTAGAACAAGCACCCAATAGCATTAAATTATTTACAGTTTTTATGATGCTGGCTGGGGCAGCAGTTTTTGGTATTTGGTATGCTATGCTCACCGATTTCGTTTTAGGTACTCGCCTCAAACAATTTTGGGATGCTGCCAGAATTCCCCAACGTAATCATTATATTGTTTGCGGTTTGAGTGGAATTGGTATTAGAATTATTCAACAACTTCATGCTGGCGGATATGAAGTAGTAGTAATTGAAACAGATCCTAATAATAGATTTGTCAACGCTGCTAGGGGAATGAGTATTCCTGTTATTCTTGCAGATGCAAGTTTCCGCACAACGCTACAAACAAGTAATATAGATACCGCAGCTGCTGTTCTGGCTGTTACTAATAACGATGCTACTAATTTAGAAATTGCTCTCAAAGCTAAAGGTTTAACACCGAAAATTCCTGTGATTGTTCATTATGCTGATCCTGATTTTGCAGGGATGACAAAACAGGTATTTGACTTTGAAGCTGTACTCAGTCCTGCAGAATTAGCAGCACCAGCTTTTGCTGCTGCTGCCCTAGGAGGTAAAATTATTGGTAATGGCATTATTGGCGATAGTTTGTGGGTAGCTTTTGCTACTTTGATTACGCCGTTACATCCTTTTTGTGGTCAATGGGTAAAAGATGTAGCTAGGTCTGCTGATTTTGTACCTTTGTATGTAGAGACAAATCATCAAACTTTACACGGTTGGGATTTGTTAGATACCAATTTGAGTGCAGGAGATATTTTGTACATGACCATACCTGCAAATCGGTTATATCAGTTATGGCGCGAAGAGCAGCAGCCGATAATAGGATGA